A window of the Helianthus annuus cultivar XRQ/B chromosome 4, HanXRQr2.0-SUNRISE, whole genome shotgun sequence genome harbors these coding sequences:
- the LOC110934653 gene encoding uncharacterized protein LOC110934653 produces MYGHTHNNETYNFSPDFLLMSGSLLPPHKTTDYLIPPPPLIIPGYELDSLYTTSSGGYDSPSYTASLTKEIHRSGSSQSIASQFNNCNNGFLNQHVSSPTELLDSEGSSSTSMRRVFSAGDIQGINMVHSNFHRSESPLSSESNSIIERMNKACRYSPDEKKERIERYRSKKTQRNFTKKIKYVCRKTLADSRPRIRGRFARNDEISTMVHQCASQGGGEEGNDYEDDDNWMNNFLDSFPPSLIP; encoded by the exons ATGTACGGACACACTCACAACAATGAGACATATAATTTCTCACCGGACTTTCTTCTCATGTCGGGATCACTGCTTCCACCGCATAAGACCACCGATTACCTCATCCCTCCACCCCCTTTAATCATCCCTGGGTACGAGTTGGACTCATTGTATACAACGAGTAGCGGAGGGTATGACTCACCGAGTTATACCGCGAGTTTGACCAAGGAGATTCATAGGAGTGGAAGTAGTCAGTCCATAGCTAGTCAGTTTAATAACTGTAACAATGGCTTCTTAAATCAACATGTTTCGTCCCCTACTGAGTTACTAGACTCAGAAGGAAGTAGTTCCACTTCAATGAGGAGGGTTTTCAGTGCAGGAGATATACAg GGAATAAATATGGTACATAGTAACTTCCATCGATCAGAAAGTCCATTATCGAGTGAAAGTAACAGTATCATCGAAAGGATGAACAAGGCCTGTCGGTACTCACCTGATGAGAAAAAAGAAAGAATCGAACGGTATCGAAGCAAGAAAACGCAGCGTAACTTCACCAAGAAAATCAAG TATGTATGTAGGAAAACATTGGCAGATAGTAGACCTCGTATACGAGGTAGATTTGCTCGAAACGATGAAATCTCGACAATGGTACATCAATGCGCGAGTCAAGGAGGGGGAGAAGAAGGAAATGATTATGAAGATGATGACAACTGGATGAACAACTTTCTTGATTCATTCCCACCAAGTCTCATTCCCTAA